Genomic segment of Methanocorpusculum vombati:
ACAAAATCATCCGGAACCGAAAATGCGGGAACAGACCCGGAAACTCCGAGTCTGTCCCGCACCTCAGAACAACTAACTTACCGTTCAGCAGGCTTAGACCAGCTTGTACAGCGGGCCTTCATGGTCCTGAACTTCGCCACCGAGCTCTTTCAGAGCCTCGGAAAGAACGATGTCAGAGAATGCTGCTGCGGTTGCAATACCTTCCATGTTCTCAATCGGACCGAACATGATAAGATCTGCACCAAGGGTCATTGCCATGATGTTACATCCGATATCAGGGGATGACCAAGCAATCTGGCGAATGCCCTCAATACCGCCGTAGTGGTGGTGGAACATCTGCTCAGCAAGAAGATCCTTGCCCTTGTACTGCTCGTGGATGTTCTTTCTCCAGCGTTTCAGCCAGGTCCAGGACACCGTCATGTTGTGGTATGCACCACCGGTCGGCAGACCGTGGATTGCCTTGCATGCAAGAATCTCACGGAACGAACCGGCAGAGCCGAGACCGAGCGGAGTTGCTGCAGTGTCAAGAATCGGGCGCTTGATACCGCACTCTTCTGCGATCTGAATCATACCCTTGGACTGACCGGCAACACCGCCTTCCGAAAGAACCTTCTCACGACCGGCAACAGAACCGTCACCCGGGTTGAACGCAAGAACAATTGCGGAATCCACATCGGACTCTGCAAGTGCCTGAATGTTCTCCGGTGCAATAGAACCGTTGATGG
This window contains:
- the mtrH gene encoding tetrahydromethanopterin S-methyltransferase subunit H; this translates as MFKFEKEQQVFDFNGTKIGGQPGEYPRVLGASIFYNKHEVVLDDHTGKIDKAKAEALWNRCQELTDATGNHFFLQIIAEHGEAFESYFQWFDSIDNKTAFLMDSSAPEALVHATKYVTEVGLADRAIYNSINGSIAPENIQALAESDVDSAIVLAFNPGDGSVAGREKVLSEGGVAGQSKGMIQIAEECGIKRPILDTAATPLGLGSAGSFREILACKAIHGLPTGGAYHNMTVSWTWLKRWRKNIHEQYKGKDLLAEQMFHHHYGGIEGIRQIAWSSPDIGCNIMAMTLGADLIMFGPIENMEGIATAAAFSDIVLSEALKELGGEVQDHEGPLYKLV